A window of the Bacillus sp. A301a_S52 genome harbors these coding sequences:
- a CDS encoding TlpA family protein disulfide reductase, whose translation MEAPMFTLQELNSHHHMSLSDFKGKAILLTFWVSWCPDSQRDLSYKQILHNELKTDNLVLLMINVTGREHKRGAGEEYYQANHFTFPVLKDEGTKVYDQFQCMSVPTTFLLDKQHIITATFHDKAPVAQMIEKIGHVI comes from the coding sequence ATGGAAGCACCAATGTTTACATTGCAAGAGCTAAACTCTCATCATCATATGTCATTAAGTGATTTTAAAGGCAAGGCAATTCTTTTAACATTTTGGGTTTCATGGTGCCCAGACAGTCAAAGGGACTTAAGTTATAAACAAATATTACACAATGAGCTCAAGACAGATAATTTAGTGCTTTTAATGATAAATGTAACAGGCAGAGAACATAAAAGAGGGGCAGGGGAAGAGTATTATCAAGCTAATCATTTTACATTTCCTGTTCTAAAAGATGAAGGAACAAAAGTATATGATCAGTTCCAGTGTATGTCAGTTCCAACAACTTTTTTGTTAGATAAACAGCATATCATAACAGCTACTTTTCATGATAAAGCACCGGTCGCACAAATGATTGAGAAGATAGGTCATGTCATATAA
- a CDS encoding anti-sigma factor domain-containing protein gives MKKGVVMEVRNRHIVVMTKDGEFVRAKPDEHAHVGEEVEYSSFPLYSFYRIVDKKLYSVPLSFALIVLLFLPLWPLVQSSKVHGIILLDMNPSIEMAVNEEYEVLYTSSYDKEGETLLADIDASFKGMNVSRATNIILEEGYEQGILNERSSVYLTSPLTFNDPVITNQIGDWSSDLSNEMELTIYSVYVDDELVEKARKQAVSPLKMLLLSYYNQDEYGDSLNSHYSVNELIDLTGFSLDELTNVTVIK, from the coding sequence ATGAAAAAAGGGGTCGTGATGGAAGTCAGGAATAGGCACATTGTCGTCATGACAAAAGACGGTGAATTTGTTCGTGCCAAACCTGACGAACATGCCCATGTAGGGGAAGAAGTGGAATATTCCTCTTTTCCTTTATATTCCTTTTATCGTATAGTAGATAAAAAATTATATAGTGTACCTTTATCATTTGCGCTTATTGTATTATTATTTCTGCCATTATGGCCTCTAGTACAATCATCAAAAGTGCATGGAATTATTTTACTTGATATGAATCCGAGTATAGAAATGGCTGTAAATGAAGAATACGAAGTACTGTACACGTCTAGCTATGATAAAGAAGGGGAAACGTTATTAGCAGATATCGATGCCTCTTTTAAAGGGATGAATGTTAGCCGTGCCACTAACATTATCCTAGAAGAGGGCTATGAACAAGGGATATTAAACGAGAGAAGTTCCGTTTATTTAACCTCTCCACTCACTTTTAATGATCCTGTAATAACAAATCAAATAGGGGATTGGTCGTCTGATTTGTCAAATGAGATGGAGTTAACGATCTATTCTGTCTATGTAGATGATGAGTTAGTGGAAAAAGCGAGAAAACAAGCGGTTTCCCCTCTTAAGATGTTGCTATTATCATATTATAATCAAGATGAGTATGGGGATTCATTAAATAGCCACTATTCAGTTAACGAGCTTATTGATTTAACTGGTTTTTCGTTAGATGAGCTAACGAATGTGACCGTTATTAAATAG
- the sigI gene encoding RNA polymerase sigma-I factor, with translation MLKRLLAKPDYNEQINNTIELIQSGNVEHESEFINQYIPFIRKVTAGVCKRFINPDTDDEFSIALIAFSEAIHQYSSDKGSSFLSFANLVIRRRVIDYIRMEQRRRTSLSFDFKEDDKENMENVAEISASFQDYYKQLENDLRREEISHFKSKLHTFGISLTEVADQCPKHQDARMNMVSIAKIIIEEEEVLSSLMLKKRLPVKQLMKYMTMSRKTIERNRKYIIALVIVLLEDYKYLKDYLREWL, from the coding sequence GTGCTAAAGCGTCTCTTAGCTAAGCCAGATTATAATGAACAAATAAACAATACAATCGAATTAATACAGTCTGGAAATGTTGAACATGAAAGTGAATTCATTAATCAATATATTCCATTTATAAGAAAAGTGACTGCAGGAGTGTGTAAAAGGTTTATTAACCCAGATACAGATGATGAGTTTAGTATCGCTTTAATTGCCTTTAGTGAAGCAATTCATCAATATTCATCAGACAAAGGGAGTTCCTTTCTATCCTTTGCAAACCTTGTTATTAGACGGCGTGTCATTGATTACATACGGATGGAACAACGTAGAAGAACGTCGCTCTCTTTTGACTTTAAGGAAGACGACAAGGAAAATATGGAAAACGTTGCAGAGATTTCAGCTTCATTTCAAGACTACTATAAACAGCTAGAAAATGATCTAAGACGTGAAGAAATCAGTCATTTTAAAAGTAAGTTGCACACATTCGGTATCAGTTTAACCGAAGTAGCAGACCAATGTCCGAAACATCAAGACGCTAGAATGAACATGGTAAGTATTGCAAAAATCATTATTGAAGAAGAAGAGGTTCTCTCCTCATTGATGCTTAAAAAACGTTTGCCAGTTAAGCAGCTTATGAAATACATGACGATGAGTAGAAAGACAATAGAGAGAAATAGAAAGTATATTATCGCTCTTGTTATTGTGCTTCTCGAAGATTATAAGTACTTGAAGGATTATTTGAGGGAGTGGTTATAA
- a CDS encoding YeeE/YedE family protein: MVNQATSREQREDSSIPLPPMQTRPFFLGIGLFIILVIVSQLIAGTQIALLSGLGLLLGFTLFHARFGFTSAFRRLLTVGNGEAIRAHMVMLAVAVTLFAPIFHFGVGFFGESPTGFVSPVGTSVIVGSFLFGIGMQLGNGCASGTLFSLGSGRSSMIIVLISFIIGSVFGAWHFEFWTETMPNWEGISLATHTGLGYFGAWTLQMLIFAFIFVLTYVISKRKNAPKMAPLPTATGLKRVIRGSWPILIAAVLLAVLNAATLMLRGQPWGITGAFALWGSKIAQFIGVDVASWGYWQGARASSLNQSIFFDSTSVMNFGLIIGAFMATTAGGLFSFKKKIPLKLIMASVIGGLLMGYGARLAFGCNIGAYFGGIASFSVHGWIWMIFALLGSLLAIKCRPFFGLQNPKKEDTFC, encoded by the coding sequence ATGGTTAATCAAGCAACATCAAGAGAACAAAGAGAGGATTCCTCAATACCCCTTCCTCCTATGCAAACACGTCCCTTTTTTCTCGGTATCGGGCTGTTTATTATACTCGTCATCGTCAGCCAATTAATCGCCGGGACACAGATAGCTCTTTTATCTGGCTTAGGACTTCTATTAGGCTTTACACTTTTTCATGCAAGGTTTGGTTTTACTTCAGCTTTTCGGCGATTACTAACTGTAGGAAATGGTGAGGCAATACGAGCACATATGGTTATGCTTGCTGTAGCAGTGACGTTGTTTGCTCCCATATTTCATTTTGGGGTAGGCTTTTTTGGAGAAAGCCCTACCGGGTTTGTTTCTCCTGTGGGAACGAGTGTTATTGTTGGCTCATTTTTATTCGGAATAGGTATGCAGCTTGGGAATGGCTGTGCATCCGGAACCTTATTCTCCCTAGGTAGTGGTCGTTCTTCCATGATTATTGTGTTGATCAGCTTTATTATTGGATCAGTATTTGGGGCATGGCATTTCGAATTTTGGACAGAAACGATGCCGAATTGGGAGGGAATCTCACTTGCTACTCATACCGGATTAGGTTATTTTGGAGCCTGGACATTACAAATGCTAATATTCGCTTTCATTTTTGTGCTGACGTATGTTATTTCTAAAAGAAAAAATGCGCCTAAAATGGCACCTCTACCGACTGCCACAGGTTTAAAGCGAGTCATCAGAGGCTCTTGGCCTATTTTAATCGCCGCAGTTCTACTAGCGGTTCTTAATGCCGCTACATTAATGTTGCGTGGACAACCGTGGGGTATTACAGGTGCGTTTGCCCTTTGGGGGTCTAAAATTGCTCAATTTATTGGAGTTGACGTGGCATCATGGGGGTATTGGCAAGGTGCCCGCGCCTCTTCACTTAATCAATCCATTTTCTTCGATTCCACTTCTGTTATGAATTTTGGTCTCATAATTGGTGCTTTCATGGCAACGACTGCTGGTGGATTGTTTAGCTTTAAGAAAAAGATTCCACTAAAACTAATAATGGCCTCCGTAATCGGGGGACTGCTTATGGGTTACGGCGCAAGGTTAGCGTTTGGTTGTAATATTGGTGCTTATTTTGGAGGTATTGCCTCCTTTAGTGTTCATGGATGGATTTGGATGATTTTCGCTTTATTAGGCTCTCTTTTGGCAATAAAATGTCGTCCTTTCTTCGGACTTCAAAACCCTAAAAAAGAGGACACCTTCTGTTAA
- a CDS encoding metallophosphoesterase family protein encodes MKLALISDIHGNAEALKSVLNDLSIVGATHVAVLGDLSFRGPRPKECLDLVRELQGKVIKGNADEWIVRGVKKGEVPGPVLEMMQKEQAWAREQLTVDDVNYLSKLPETLDLPLSNQDQLYACHATPSSLFDIVSNEADNDSFSVYTEANKRATYYAYGHIHLPFLRAFSEKKIINTGSVGLPFDGDVRASYVVLDSTHNDINVQFRRVSYDVEKACHALDEVNYPEAAKEVVKRIYTTGSKP; translated from the coding sequence ATGAAACTTGCTTTAATATCTGATATCCATGGAAATGCAGAAGCCTTAAAATCTGTCCTTAACGATCTTTCAATTGTTGGTGCAACACACGTTGCTGTTTTGGGTGATCTCTCTTTCCGTGGACCACGACCGAAAGAGTGCCTTGATTTAGTTAGAGAACTGCAAGGTAAAGTGATTAAGGGGAATGCTGATGAGTGGATTGTTCGGGGGGTAAAAAAAGGTGAAGTACCAGGACCAGTGTTAGAGATGATGCAAAAAGAGCAAGCATGGGCTAGAGAGCAATTAACAGTGGATGACGTTAATTATCTCTCTAAACTTCCTGAAACACTTGACCTCCCTTTATCTAATCAAGATCAATTATATGCTTGCCATGCCACCCCTAGCAGTTTATTCGATATCGTTTCAAATGAAGCTGACAACGACTCATTTTCGGTATACACAGAGGCAAATAAACGAGCAACTTATTATGCTTATGGCCATATTCACTTACCATTTTTACGGGCTTTTTCTGAGAAGAAAATCATCAATACTGGTAGTGTAGGCCTTCCTTTTGACGGGGATGTGAGGGCTTCGTATGTAGTACTAGATAGTACTCATAACGATATTAACGTTCAATTTCGCAGAGTCAGTTATGACGTAGAAAAAGCTTGTCATGCTTTAGATGAGGTTAACTATCCAGAAGCCGCTAAAGAAGTAGTGAAAAGAATTTATACGACTGGCTCAAAACCTTGA
- a CDS encoding cysteine hydrolase: MKALIVIDYTNDFVADDGKLTCGERGQAIEKRITQLTQLFMETDDFIVFAVDVHDEDDSYHPETALFPAHNIRGTKGRKLYGLLGQFVEELPSKEKEHYYWMDKTRYSAFAGTDLELKLRERGIQDIHLVGVCTDICVLHTAVDAYNKGFSITVHQDAVDSFDPVGHEWALRHFADTIGAKVVEKWVEVK; encoded by the coding sequence ATGAAAGCATTGATAGTGATTGACTACACGAATGATTTTGTTGCAGATGATGGTAAACTGACATGCGGTGAAAGAGGGCAAGCAATTGAAAAAAGGATCACACAATTAACTCAATTGTTTATGGAGACAGATGATTTCATTGTGTTTGCTGTTGATGTCCATGACGAAGATGATTCTTATCATCCTGAGACAGCTTTGTTTCCCGCTCATAATATAAGAGGAACAAAAGGACGTAAATTGTATGGATTACTAGGACAATTCGTAGAAGAGCTTCCATCAAAAGAAAAAGAGCATTACTACTGGATGGATAAAACGCGATATAGTGCTTTTGCGGGTACAGATCTTGAACTGAAATTACGTGAAAGAGGAATACAAGACATTCATCTCGTAGGTGTGTGCACCGATATTTGTGTATTACACACAGCTGTGGATGCATATAATAAGGGGTTTAGTATAACTGTCCATCAAGATGCCGTAGATAGTTTTGATCCGGTTGGGCATGAATGGGCACTTCGACATTTCGCCGACACAATCGGTGCAAAAGTTGTTGAAAAATGGGTTGAAGTGAAATAG
- a CDS encoding thioredoxin family protein codes for MITLKDDGDLNTENITWIYLYTPLCGTCQLARTFIELAEKAYGKSFIYELDLNYFKNGAHLWEIESVPCLVQVVEGKPIKKLYAFESVSTVFEFISTH; via the coding sequence GTGATAACACTTAAGGATGATGGGGATTTAAACACAGAAAATATTACGTGGATTTACTTATATACACCTCTGTGTGGGACATGTCAGTTAGCTCGGACATTTATAGAGTTAGCTGAAAAGGCCTATGGAAAGAGTTTTATATATGAATTAGATTTAAATTATTTTAAAAATGGCGCCCATTTATGGGAAATTGAAAGTGTCCCATGTCTCGTGCAAGTTGTGGAAGGGAAGCCTATAAAAAAATTATATGCATTCGAATCTGTGTCGACTGTATTTGAGTTTATATCAACTCATTAA
- a CDS encoding PH domain-containing protein, with protein MRPKPDQPLDLKTLKVWKITSVFGSVFYGLLPLIYWGLSRFWTFIPVWPIYVLAVLAFLFALINIFIIQKLQWDRWRYKIYENEIELMYGVFITRRVIIPMIRVQHVDTKQGPLFRHYRLASVTISTAATVHEIPGLTLEKADMLRDHIAQLAREADPDE; from the coding sequence ATGAGACCTAAACCAGATCAGCCATTAGATTTAAAAACCTTGAAAGTATGGAAAATAACATCTGTGTTCGGCTCTGTTTTTTATGGATTACTGCCTTTAATCTATTGGGGGCTAAGTCGATTCTGGACTTTTATTCCTGTGTGGCCAATATATGTATTAGCTGTGCTGGCCTTTCTTTTTGCACTTATAAACATTTTTATTATCCAAAAGCTACAATGGGATCGGTGGCGTTACAAGATTTATGAGAATGAGATTGAATTAATGTACGGCGTTTTTATTACAAGGCGTGTTATTATTCCTATGATTAGAGTTCAACATGTCGATACTAAACAAGGTCCGTTATTCCGCCACTATCGTTTAGCTAGTGTTACTATATCAACAGCTGCTACAGTTCATGAAATACCTGGGCTTACATTGGAAAAGGCAGATATGCTAAGAGACCATATTGCTCAGTTAGCAAGGGAAGCTGATCCTGATGAATAG
- a CDS encoding conserved virulence factor C family protein has translation MKIIAVEPTPSPNTMKLTLNEALPQGTANNYTLKGKQDAPQFVKDILDIEGVKGVYHVADFIAVERTPKVDWKAILPKVRHVFGEDSEKIEENSVDEHFGEVTVNVQEFKGIPMQVKVSDGEQEVRVGLPERFVSAVNKATKEDDNVVLLRKWKEQRPRYGELNHVANEVAEELEASYSDTRLEELVKNANKTTDSLTLEKPTRQWLKVTEEMLDEDDWKKRFAVLEQMNPKLEDLPVLEKALNDEKASIRRLATVYLGMIEDKKVIPYLEKALEDKTVTVRRTAGDAMSDIGSTIAIPAMIKSLQDPSKLVRWRAAMFLYEVGDERAVPPLKEAQEDSEFEVSMQAKLALARIEGGQEAKGSVWKQMTEVFDQ, from the coding sequence ATGAAAATTATTGCAGTTGAACCTACGCCGAGTCCTAATACCATGAAGTTAACATTAAATGAGGCACTTCCCCAAGGAACAGCCAATAACTATACATTAAAAGGAAAGCAAGATGCACCGCAGTTCGTGAAAGACATTTTGGACATTGAAGGCGTAAAAGGGGTTTATCATGTAGCAGATTTCATTGCTGTTGAGCGTACTCCGAAAGTTGATTGGAAAGCAATTTTGCCGAAAGTACGTCACGTATTCGGTGAAGATTCGGAAAAGATAGAAGAAAATTCAGTCGACGAGCATTTCGGTGAAGTAACAGTGAATGTCCAAGAATTTAAAGGTATTCCAATGCAAGTTAAAGTTTCTGATGGGGAACAAGAGGTGAGAGTCGGCTTACCAGAGCGCTTTGTTAGTGCTGTAAATAAAGCGACTAAAGAAGATGACAATGTTGTATTACTTAGAAAGTGGAAAGAACAACGTCCACGGTACGGAGAGCTTAATCATGTAGCGAATGAAGTAGCGGAAGAACTTGAGGCGTCTTATTCAGATACTCGATTAGAAGAGCTAGTGAAGAATGCAAATAAAACTACTGACAGTTTAACGTTAGAAAAACCAACTCGACAGTGGTTAAAAGTGACAGAAGAGATGCTTGATGAAGATGACTGGAAAAAGCGATTTGCAGTTCTTGAGCAAATGAACCCTAAATTAGAAGACCTTCCTGTTCTTGAGAAGGCGTTAAATGATGAGAAAGCTTCTATTAGACGGTTAGCAACGGTTTATCTAGGTATGATTGAAGATAAAAAAGTTATTCCTTATTTAGAAAAAGCGTTAGAGGATAAAACAGTTACAGTAAGAAGAACAGCAGGAGATGCCATGTCGGATATAGGAAGTACAATCGCTATTCCTGCCATGATAAAATCTCTACAAGATCCGTCAAAGCTTGTACGCTGGAGGGCTGCTATGTTTTTATATGAAGTAGGAGATGAAAGGGCAGTTCCACCTTTAAAGGAAGCGCAAGAAGATTCAGAATTTGAAGTTAGTATGCAAGCTAAACTTGCCCTTGCAAGAATAGAAGGTGGTCAGGAAGCTAAAGGCTCTGTCTGGAAACAAATGACTGAAGTATTTGATCAGTAA
- a CDS encoding PH domain-containing protein, with translation MNSWKRQHPAAIFISFLSSLKEIVVSLIAVLIFGQTQAYTSLFYLIFFSAILFIALYSGFVSWWKFYYNLQEEELLIKKGLIFRQNRFIRKERIQSIDINANIIQRLFRLVELRIETAGGGSEPEFSLVALKREEAQRIKKQLLKKKTTPISHTMEHEQHIATFPHDEGESMLVPDEEYDSHNVTSQTIVSDDLFEEREEVEEQVDFKWELGTRRLILAALTSSGVGIAATFLAAVVSQLPQLLPEWLLDHVIGWFVHSSILLIGSLLIVILFTAWLFTLVGTMLKYGYFILKKQGNDIHISRGVLEQRQLTLNAGRITGVRIVQSPIRQLFNVVSIYIESAGGGTKDEDLSTILVPLCKRKEVKHILEHTVPEFAISPNYESLPKESLRRYIIRLAIPSLIAAAVITYYLPYGWLAFVLPIVGAGIGFAQFKTAGIWHNESMLCLKTRTIAKTEVYLPKKRIQDMGSSQHLLQKLDNLHTLSVSVLTTVLGKTFTMRHVSQEQMEKSYVWYSYEETKRE, from the coding sequence ATGAATAGTTGGAAAAGACAACATCCTGCTGCTATTTTCATTAGTTTTCTTAGTAGCCTTAAAGAAATCGTTGTTTCTCTCATTGCCGTACTTATTTTTGGTCAGACTCAGGCGTACACATCTTTATTTTATCTCATCTTTTTTTCGGCAATTTTATTCATAGCTCTGTATAGTGGATTTGTTAGTTGGTGGAAATTTTACTATAACCTTCAAGAGGAGGAGCTGTTAATAAAAAAGGGCCTTATTTTTCGCCAAAATCGATTTATAAGGAAAGAACGTATCCAGAGCATAGATATAAACGCGAATATTATTCAGAGATTGTTTCGTCTCGTCGAGCTCCGCATCGAAACTGCTGGCGGTGGTAGTGAGCCAGAGTTTAGTCTTGTAGCATTAAAAAGAGAAGAAGCTCAAAGAATAAAAAAACAGTTATTAAAAAAGAAGACCACGCCTATTAGTCATACTATGGAGCATGAGCAACATATAGCAACATTTCCTCACGATGAGGGCGAGAGTATGCTTGTCCCTGATGAGGAGTATGACAGTCACAATGTGACCTCTCAAACAATAGTGAGTGATGATCTGTTTGAGGAAAGGGAAGAGGTAGAAGAACAAGTAGATTTTAAATGGGAGCTTGGAACGAGACGTTTGATTTTGGCCGCGTTAACGTCTAGTGGTGTTGGTATCGCTGCAACCTTTTTGGCAGCAGTTGTATCACAGCTCCCACAATTACTTCCAGAATGGTTATTAGATCACGTGATTGGATGGTTCGTTCATTCCAGTATTCTTTTAATCGGCTCGTTACTTATAGTGATTCTGTTTACAGCATGGTTGTTTACCTTAGTCGGAACGATGTTGAAATATGGCTATTTCATTTTAAAGAAACAAGGAAACGATATTCATATTTCTCGAGGTGTGCTTGAGCAAAGGCAGTTGACATTAAATGCTGGTAGAATAACCGGTGTTAGAATTGTACAGAGCCCTATCCGACAATTGTTCAATGTTGTATCTATTTATATTGAAAGTGCAGGAGGAGGTACAAAAGATGAAGACTTATCTACGATCTTAGTCCCTTTGTGTAAACGTAAGGAAGTAAAACATATACTAGAGCATACGGTACCTGAGTTTGCCATTTCTCCTAATTATGAAAGTCTTCCTAAAGAAAGTTTGAGGCGCTACATTATCAGATTAGCTATTCCCAGCTTAATTGCAGCCGCAGTAATAACCTATTATCTACCATATGGGTGGCTCGCTTTTGTACTTCCGATAGTTGGGGCTGGCATTGGATTTGCTCAGTTTAAAACAGCAGGTATCTGGCATAATGAGTCTATGCTTTGTTTAAAAACACGAACAATTGCTAAGACAGAAGTTTATTTGCCGAAAAAGAGAATTCAGGATATGGGTTCTTCTCAACATCTTTTGCAGAAGCTAGACAACCTTCATACGTTAAGTGTTTCAGTATTAACAACGGTGCTTGGAAAAACGTTCACAATGCGTCATGTTAGTCAAGAACAGATGGAGAAAAGTTATGTATGGTATTCATATGAAGAGACAAAAAGAGAATAA
- a CDS encoding CBS domain-containing protein — protein sequence MKIKYNVIPKEEVRYCDTTFTIKEATKTLEDSGFRCIPVLNDTRDYFEGNIYIQHIYRAIVKGSIKWEDSITKLIQDETIHIEEQASFFRIFSRIKRYPYLAVLNADHQFTGILTHANVMAILEDSWGIQSGRYTLTVSTHEYQGALSNIVASIKRFTSIQSLMTLDNESTFFRRVIITLPESTTNEILQNMINHLETEGFRVFDVEKI from the coding sequence ATGAAGATTAAGTATAATGTCATCCCAAAAGAAGAGGTTCGATACTGTGACACAACGTTCACTATTAAAGAAGCTACAAAAACACTTGAGGACAGCGGCTTTCGCTGCATACCTGTACTTAATGATACTCGCGACTATTTTGAAGGAAATATATACATTCAACACATTTATCGTGCTATTGTAAAGGGATCTATTAAGTGGGAGGACTCTATAACAAAATTGATTCAAGATGAAACGATTCATATTGAGGAACAAGCATCGTTTTTTCGTATTTTTTCTCGTATTAAACGATATCCTTATTTGGCAGTGCTTAATGCTGACCATCAATTTACTGGCATTTTAACTCATGCTAACGTGATGGCGATATTGGAAGACTCTTGGGGCATACAATCCGGTAGATACACCTTGACAGTCTCTACCCATGAATATCAAGGGGCCTTAAGCAATATTGTTGCAAGCATCAAAAGATTCACGAGTATTCAAAGTTTAATGACATTAGATAATGAGAGTACTTTTTTCAGAAGGGTCATTATCACTTTACCGGAAAGCACGACAAATGAAATACTGCAAAACATGATTAACCATTTAGAAACTGAAGGCTTTCGCGTCTTTGATGTTGAAAAGATATAA
- a CDS encoding YppE family protein, producing the protein MSNEEIEQLMNDTNKLKVLNEQAYHLYHTFAQKEKKADFFQDVKPFADKVKNTLKSWKPSVLKWIGDERPSYLHAEQIDQLEDNFEILAVTCFQKDAKKKKIMEQYKSIEYTLSLVEKSDS; encoded by the coding sequence ATGTCTAACGAAGAAATAGAACAACTGATGAATGATACAAATAAATTAAAGGTATTAAATGAACAAGCTTATCATCTTTACCATACATTTGCACAGAAAGAAAAAAAGGCTGACTTCTTTCAGGATGTAAAACCTTTTGCAGATAAAGTCAAAAACACTCTTAAAAGCTGGAAACCCTCGGTCTTAAAATGGATTGGGGATGAACGGCCCTCTTATTTACATGCTGAACAGATTGATCAGCTAGAAGACAATTTCGAAATCCTTGCTGTTACGTGTTTTCAAAAGGATGCTAAGAAAAAAAAGATTATGGAGCAGTATAAATCTATTGAGTACACACTGTCTCTTGTGGAAAAATCAGATTCTTAA
- a CDS encoding DUF2777 family protein, translating into MNRQEAKAMIGKYIAVNEGSKGTYVGQLLEVITPPQSTWEGIVRITGVSAIPLIDGDALDAINLLYAENEKIKVSGRKLTPLGKPFNGSFNESFAIALKEAWDKAQDKNRHFEQSMSFLQQELRKLNAEHLIYEDAFVYYQLVKKGRKLYIYDEKKRESLSLEGCPFEFEIKVNNEWETAYYKKGFTFETVSHNRIELKHGSTVRLNKAQFDPYKILLNELDEPSLNALERGLEKLGVEHENSVYCHNSLLIHLLSSFNQSFFSGVNFISYATETNQFVVQHHYERTMRDDEPDITFDRFEFTSDKGERVLTTYATQLSND; encoded by the coding sequence ATGAATAGACAAGAAGCTAAGGCTATGATTGGAAAATATATTGCGGTCAATGAAGGTAGTAAAGGAACGTATGTGGGGCAATTATTAGAAGTTATAACCCCTCCACAATCCACGTGGGAAGGGATCGTTCGCATAACTGGTGTATCAGCAATCCCCTTGATAGACGGCGATGCACTAGACGCTATTAATCTGCTCTATGCTGAAAATGAAAAAATTAAAGTTTCTGGACGTAAACTTACGCCTTTAGGCAAACCGTTTAATGGCTCCTTTAACGAATCATTTGCAATTGCTCTTAAGGAAGCATGGGATAAAGCGCAGGATAAAAATAGACACTTTGAGCAAAGTATGTCATTTTTACAACAAGAATTAAGAAAATTAAATGCTGAGCACCTCATTTATGAGGATGCTTTCGTCTATTATCAATTAGTTAAAAAAGGTCGGAAGCTTTACATTTATGATGAAAAGAAGCGTGAGTCTCTTTCATTAGAAGGATGTCCGTTTGAATTTGAAATAAAAGTAAATAATGAATGGGAAACTGCTTATTACAAAAAAGGGTTTACGTTTGAAACAGTCTCACACAATAGAATTGAGTTGAAACACGGTTCAACTGTAAGACTTAATAAAGCACAGTTTGACCCTTACAAAATTTTATTAAACGAGTTAGATGAACCTTCATTAAATGCACTAGAACGCGGATTAGAAAAACTCGGAGTCGAACATGAAAATTCAGTTTATTGCCATAACTCGCTGCTTATTCATTTGCTTAGTTCATTTAATCAATCATTCTTTTCAGGCGTTAATTTTATCTCTTATGCCACTGAAACAAATCAATTTGTCGTTCAGCATCATTACGAAAGAACGATGCGAGATGATGAGCCTGACATTACTTTTGACAGATTTGAATTTACTTCTGATAAAGGAGAAAGAGTCTTAACAACTTATGCAACACAATTATCCAATGATTAA